A genomic window from Sorex araneus isolate mSorAra2 chromosome 2, mSorAra2.pri, whole genome shotgun sequence includes:
- the LOC101551239 gene encoding olfactory receptor 7A10-like: MEPRNLTEITEFLLLGLSEEPEVQPLIFYLFLSMYLITMLGNLLIILAVSSDPHLHTPMYFFLSNLSFVDICFTSTTIPKMLLNIQIHSKAIIYEGCITQMFFFILFVVLDILILTVMAYDRYVAICHPLHYTVIMNPRLCGLLLLVSWVIGALDSLLEILMVLSLSFCAHVEIPHFFCELNQVVHLACSKTFLTDLVMYLSAVLLGIGPLTGILYSYSKIISSVHRISSAQGKYKAFSTCASHLSVVSLFYGTSLGVYLSSAVTENSQHTTIASVMYTVVTPMLNPFIYSLRNKDIKGALTSLLGKKQ, from the coding sequence ATGGAACCAAGGAATCTTACAGAAATCACAGAATTTCTTCTTCTAGGACTCTCTGAAGAACCAGAAGTTCAGCCCCTCATCTTTTACcttttcctgtccatgtacctgatcaccatgctggggaacctgctcatcatcctggccgtcagctcagacccccacctccacacacccatgtacttcttcctgtccaacctgtccttcgtggacatctgcttcacctccaccaccatccccaagatgCTGCTGAACATCCAAATCCACAGCAAAGCCATCATCTATGAAGGCTGCATCACCCAGatgttttttttcatattgtttgtaGTATTGGACATCCTTATATTGACCGTGATGGCCTATgatcgctatgtggccatctgccaccccttGCATTACAccgtcatcatgaacccccggcTCTGTGGGCTTCTGCTTCTGGTTTCCTGGGTCATTGGTGCCCTGGATTCCTTGTTAGAAATCCTCATGGTGTTATCACTGTCCTTCTGTGCACATGTGGAAATCCCTCACTTTTTCTGTGAGCTCAATCAAGTGGTCCATCTAGCTTGTTCTAAGACGTTTCTTACTGACTTGGTGATGTATTTGTCAGCTGTGCTCCTGGGGATTGGCCCCCTCACTGGGATCCTTTATTCTTATTCTAAGATCATTTCCTCCGTTCACAGAATCTCCTCAGCTCAGGGGAAATATAAAGCATTTTCCACGTGTGCTTCTCACCTCTCCGTGGTCTCCTTGTTTTATGGCACTTCCCTAGGGGTGTACTTGAGCTCTGCTGTGACGGAGAACTCACAGCACACTACCATCGCCTCGGTGATGTACAcagtggtcacccccatgctgaaccccttcatctacagtctCAGAAACAAAGACATCAAGGGCGCTCTGACAAGTCTCCTTGGGAAGAAGCAATGA